A section of the Felis catus isolate Fca126 chromosome B2, F.catus_Fca126_mat1.0, whole genome shotgun sequence genome encodes:
- the RNF146 gene encoding E3 ubiquitin-protein ligase RNF146 → MMAGCGEIDHSINMLPTNRKANESCSNTAPSLTVPECAICLQTCVHPVSLPCKHVFCYLCVKGASWLGKRCALCRQEIPEDFLDKPTLLSPEELKAASRGNGEYAWYYEGRNGWWQYDERTSRELEDAFSKGKKSTEMLIAGFLYVADLENMVQYRRNEHGRRRKIKRDIIDIPKKGVAGLRLDCDANTVNLARESSADGADSLSAQSGASVQPLVSSVRPITSVDGQLTSPATPSPDASTSLEDSFAHLQLSGDSIAERSHRGEGEEDHESPSSGRVPAPDTSIEETESDASSDSEDVSALVAQHSLTQQRLLVPNANQTVSDHSGTDLSVAGGGTVSAGVRSRRPDGQCTVTEV, encoded by the exons AT GATGGCTGGCTGTGGTGAAATTGATCACTCAATAAACATGCTTCCTACGAACAGGAAAGCGAATGAGTCCTGTTCTAATACTGCACCTTCTCTAACTGTCCCTGAATGTGCCATTTGTCTGCAAACATGTGTTCACCCAGTCAGTCTGCCTTGTAAGCATGTTTTCTGCTATCTGTGCGTAAAGGGAGCTTCATGGCTTGGAAAGCGATGTGCCCTCTGTCGACAAGAAATTCCTGAAGATTTCCTTGACAAGCCAACCTTATTGTCACCAGAAGAACTCAAGGCAGCGAGTAGAGGAAATGGTGAATATGCATGGTATTATGAAGGAAGAAATGGGTGGTGGCAGTATGATGAGCGCACTAGTAGAGAGTTGGAAGATGCTTTTTCCAAAGGTAAAAAGAGCACTGAAATGTTAATTGCCGGGTTTCTGTATGTTGCTGATCTTGAAAATATGGTTCAATACAGGAGAAATGAACATGGACGTCGCAGGAAGATTAAGCGGGATATAATAGATATACCAAAGAAGGGAGTAGCCGGACTTAGGCTGGACTGTGACGCTAATACTGTAAACCTAGCGAGAGAGAGCTCTGCAGATGGAGCGGACAGTCTATCAGCACAGAGTGGAGCTTCTGTTCAGCCTCTAGTGTCTTCTGTAAGGCCCATAACATCAGTAGATGGTCAGTTAACAAGCCCTGCAACACCATCCCCTGATGCAAGCACTTCTCTGGAAGACTCTTTTGCTCATTTACAACTCAGTGGAGACAGCATAGCTGAAAGGAGTCATaggggggaaggagaagaagatcATGAATCACCATCTTCAGGCAGGGTACCAGCACCAGATACCTCcattgaagaaactgaatcagatGCCAGTAGTGATAGTGAGGATGTATCTGCGCTTGTTGCACAACACTCCTTGACCCAACAGAGACTTTTGGTTCCTAATGCAAACCAGACAGTATCTGATCATTCAGGAACTGATCTGTCAGTAGCAGGGGGTGGAACAGTGAGTGCTGGTGTCAGATCTAGAAGGCCTGATGGACAGTGCACAGTaactgaagtttaa